Proteins from a genomic interval of Osmia bicornis bicornis chromosome 11, iOsmBic2.1, whole genome shotgun sequence:
- the LOC114879441 gene encoding NPC intracellular cholesterol transporter 1 isoform X3, with translation MNWFVFSRGHRRTLTDVSMSQASVILLVLGVCSIIVKASAADNGHCIWYGECYQDEMMHKKNCHYIGPAKPLDNEGQKILAKNCPHLINDSGNGINTCCDTNQLQTMDFNIKLAANFISRCPSCLDNLVKHFCEFTCSTKQSTFINVTDIQESDGKKYVNKIELFITNKYLEGTFNSCSKVSVPSTGQLAMDIMCGVWGASRCTPMKWFHYMGDAENNGYVPFQITYKNTDEPVGNFTPVDPIVTPCSKALNKNTPACSCVDCEGSCPVPPPAPPLPEPFTIISYDGYAVVMIITFISGTVLFVLSLVCHNNRKKIVARGEEVGRQVGRRLAAGLHHSGDGARIALAADQEDSPLQSKRSSVISADELPIGFDEEQQSTLIERLGASTDKLLAEFFCWWGTACASRPWFVLFIGFLFVVTLGHGIKYIHITTDPVELWAAPQSRSRVERKYFDEHFEPFYRNEQIIITSVGLPNIVHNTSNGPITFGPVFNDTFLKTIYQLQEGIKQIVTPNNYTLAHICFAPLTGPFTGPPTVSQCVIQSMWGYWQDSLENFDSTSVDDDNFTVNYLDHFRTCSQNAYNPECLAPYGGPVEPAIAVGGFLSPGQDLHNPSYEKATAVILTFLVNNYHNKSKLAPAMEWEKSYIEFMKNWTATKKPAFMDIAFTSERSIEDELNRESQSDVLTILVSYIIMFAYIAISLGQMKSCSRLLIDSKITLGLGGVLIVLASVVCSVGLFGFVGLPATLIIIEVIPFLVLAVGVDNIFILVQTHQREGRRPNESIPEHIGRTLGQVGPSMLLTSVSESCCFFLGGLSDMPAVKAFALYAGMALLVDFVLQITCFVSLLALDTVRQANNKLDVCCFIRGSKKDDGEDVVNGILYKIFKVAYVPLLLKKGTRAFVMIVFFAWLCSSIAVVPHIEVGLDQELSMPEDSFVLKYFKFLNSYLSIGPPMYFVVKEGLNYSDPRQQNLVCGGQYCNSDSVSTQIFIASKQSNVTYIAKPASSWLDDYIDWCELSNCCKYFKSNSSFCPHTESIKRCASCEITKNKFGRPVPTDFERYVSFFLQDNPDETCAKAGHAAYGHGVNYVTDPQTELSKVGASYFMAYHTILKSSADYYESMRAARAVSANITNMINTNLKRIGGNSTVEVFPYSVFYVFYEQYLTMWPDTLYSIGISLIAIFVVTFFLMGLDIFSSIVVIITITMIVVNIGGLMYWWHITLNAISLVNLVMAVGIAVEFCSHLVHSFSVSVKTTRVERVADALTNMGSSIFSGITLTKFGGIVVLGFAKSQIFKVFYFRMYLGIVLFGAAHGLIFLPVLLSYIGTPMNREKLANHKRAMQANLDNVQETSLNHRVSKLNSPPTPTTTTPTFRPLEYER, from the exons ATGAACTGGTTTGTGTTTTCTCGAGGTCACCGACGAACTTTGACAGACGTTAGTATGTCACAAGCCAGTGTGATATTACTTGTGCTCGGTGTTTGCAGTATCATCGTTAAG GCATCAGCAGCAGATAATGGCCATTGTATTTGGTATGGAGAGTGTTACCAGGATGAGATGATGCACAAAAAAAATTGTCACTATATTGGGCCAGCTAAGCCATTGGATAATGAGGGACAAAAAATACTTGCTAAAAATTGTCCTCATTTAATCAATGATTCCGGAAATGGGATTAATACTTGCTGTGATACAAACCAATTGCAAACCATGGatttcaatattaaattagCAGCTAATTTTATAAGCAGATGCCCTAGCTGTTTAGATAATTTAGTAAAACACTTTTGTGAATTTACGTGTAGTACAAAACAAAGCACCTTTATTAATGTTACTGATATACAGGAAAGTGATG GTAAAAAGTATGTCAATAAAATAGAACTTTTTATAACAAACAAGTATCTTGAAGGTACTTTTAATTCGTGTAGTAAAGTATCTGTACCTAGTACTGGACAATTAgcaatggatataatgtgtGGAGTATGGGGGGCCAGTAGATGTACTCCAATGAAATGGTTTCATTATATGGGTGATGCAGAAAACAATGGTTACGTACCTTTCcaaattacatataaaaatacagaTGAACCAGTTGGTAATTTTACACCTGTAGATCCTATTGTTACTCCTTGCAGTAAAGCATTAAAT aaAAACACACCAGCATGTAGCTGTGTGGACTGTGAAGGTAGCTGTCCAGTGCCACCTCCGGCACCTCCTTTACCAGAACCCTTCACTATTATAAGCTATGATGGCTATGCTGTGGTTATgataattacttttataagCGGCACAGTTCTCTTTGTCCTATCATTAGTGTGCCACAATAATAGGAAGAAAATAG TTGCACGAGGTGAGGAGGTAGGAAGGCAGGTGGGTAGACGTCTAGCTGCAGGGTTACATCATTCAGGAGATGGTGCCCGTATTGCTCTCGCCGCTGACCAGGAGGATAGTCCACTTCAGTCCAAGCGTTCCA GTGTGATATCTGCAGATGAGTTGCCGATTGGATTCGACGAAGAACAGCAATCGACTTTGATCGAAAGATTGGGCGCCAGCACTGATAAACTATTAGCGGAATTTTTTTGTTGGTGGGGTACAG CATGCGCTTCACGGCCGTGGTTCGTTCTCTTTATTGGATTTCTTTTCGTTGTTACTCTGGGACATGGAATAAAATATATCCACATTACCACGGACCCGGTTGAATTATGGGCTGCCCCCCAGTCTCGCTCACGGGTTGagagaaaatattttgatGAACACTTTGAACCGTTCTATAGAAACGAGCAAATAATTATAACGTCAGTAGGTCTGCCAAAT ATTGTACATAACACATCCAATGGTCCAATAACGTTTGGCCCGGTGTTCAACGATACCTTCTTGAAGACAATTTATCAGTTACAAGAGGGAATTAAACAGATCGTTACGCCGAATAATTACACTTTAGCGCATATATGTTTTGCTCCATTAACAGGACCGTTCACTGGACCACCAACAGTTTCGCAATGTGTTATCCAAAGTATGTGGGGATATTGGCAAGATAGCTTAGAAAATTTTGATTCCACAAGTGTGGACGATGATAACTTTACTGTAAATTATCTGGATCATTTCAGAACTTGTTCGCA AAACGCGTACAATCCTGAATGTCTTGCACCTTATGGAGGACCGGTAGAACCCGCAATCGCGGTTGGTGGATTCTTGTCACCTGGTCAAGATCTCCATAATCCTTCGTATGAAAAAGCCACAGCGGTGATATTAACTTTCCTAGTGAACAACTATCACAATAAATCCAAACTAGCTCCGGCAATGGAATGGGAAAAGAG TTACAttgaatttatgaaaaattggaCAGCGACGAAAAAGCCAGCATTTATGGATATTGCTTTCACTTCAGAACGATCTATCGAAGATGAATTGAACAGGGAGTCTCAGTCGGATGTTTTAACTATCCTTGTATCTTACATTATCATGTTTGCGTATATCGCGATTTCCCTAGGTCAAATGAAGTCTTGCAGTAGACTATTG ATCGATTCTAAAATTACTCTCGGCCTTGGCGGTGTACTCATAGTATTGGCTTCTGTCGTTTGTTCCGTTGGTTTGTTCGGTTTCGTTGGCCTTCCTGCCACgctaattattattgaagTCATACCATTCCTTGTCCTTGCCGTTGGTGTagacaatattttcattctgGTCCAAACTCATCAAAGGGAAGGTCGTCGTCCAAATGAATCAATACCTGAACATATTGGTCGTACCCTTGGCCAAGTTGGACCAAGTATGTTGCTTACCAGTGTATCAGAAAGTTGCTGCTTTTTCCTTG GTGGATTATCCGACATGCCTGCCGTTAAAGCTTTCGCTCTCTATGCCGGTATGGCATTGTTAGTAGACTTTGTACTTCAAATAACGTGTTTCGTTAGTTTGTTGGCTTTGGATACTGTTCGCCAAGCG AACAACAAATTGGACGTATGTTGTTTCATTCGTGGTTCAAAGAAAGACGACGGAGAGGACGTAgtaaatggaattttatataaaattttcaaagttgcTTACGTTCCTTTATTGCTGAAAAAAGGAACCCGTGCATTTGTTATGATAGTGTTCTTTGCTTGGCTCTGTTCGAGCATCGCTGTTGTTCCACATATCGAAGTCGGTTTAGACCAAGAACTTTCCATGCCTGAAGACAGTTTTGTCTTGAAATACTTTAAA TTTTTGAACAGTTATTTATCTATTGGCCCGCCAATGTACTTTGTCGTAAAGGAGGGTTTAAATTATTCTGATCCGAGACAACAAAATCTTGTGTGCGGTGGTCAATATTGTAATAGCGACTCGGTATCCACTCAAATATTTATTGCATCCAAACAGTCAAACGT GACGTACATAGCGAAACCTGCATCCTCGTGGTTGGACGATTATATCGATTGGTGTGAACTATCTAATtgttgtaaatatttcaaatcaaatAGTTCTTTTTGCCCACATACAG AATCTATCAAGCGCTGTGCCTCGTGTGAGATCACTAAGAATAAGTTCGGTCGTCCGGTACCAACGGACTTTGAGAGATACGTGTCATTTTTCTTACAAGACAATCCCGATGAGACTTGCGCCAAAGCAGGTCATGCTGCTTACGGCCATGGCGTGAATTATGTTACCGATCCACAAACAGAATTGTCCAAGGTTGGAGCGTCCTATTTCATGGCTTACCATACCATTTTGAAATCGTCCGCCGATTATTACGAATCGATGAGAGCTGCAAGAGCTGTCTCAGCAAATATAACTAATATGATCAACACCAATTTGAAACGTATCGGTGGTAATTCAACTGTTGAAGTTTTCCCGTACAGCGTATTTTACGTTTTTTACGAACAGTACTTAACAATGTGGCCTGACACATTATACAGCATAGGAATATCATTGATTGCTATTTTCGTGGTGACGTTCTTTTTGATGGGCTTGGACATATTTTCCTCTATTGTCGTTATAATAACAATCACAATGATTGTTGTCAATATTGGTGGTTTAATGTATTGGTGGCACATAACATTAAACGCAATATCCCTAGTTAACCTTGTTATG GCCGTAGGAATCGCTGTCGAATTCTGTAGTCATTTAGTACATTCTTTCTCTGTATCAGTAAAGACGACTAGGGTTGAAAGAGTCGCCGATGCATTGACAAATATGGGAAGTTCTATCTTCAGTGGCATCACTCTCACAAAGTTCGGTGGAATCGTGGTACTTGGTTTTGCCAAAAGTCAAATTTTTAAG GTATTCTACTTCAGGATGTACCTGGGTATCGTATTATTCGGGGCAGCTcatggtttaatatttttgcccGTATTACTCAGTTATATCG GCACACCAATGAACAGAGAAAAGCTGGCGAATCACAAAAGAGCAATGCAAGCAAATCTGGACAACGTGCAGGAGACTTCTTTGAATCATCGTGTAAGCAAACTCAATTCTCCTCCCACACCCACCACAACCACACCTACGTTCAGACCGCTCGAATACGAAAGATAG
- the LOC114879441 gene encoding NPC intracellular cholesterol transporter 1 isoform X6: MNWFVFSRGHRRTLTDVSMSQASVILLVLGVCSIIVKASAADNGHCIWYGECYQDEMMHKKNCHYIGPAKPLDNEGQKILAKNCPHLINDSGNGINTCCDTNQLQTMDFNIKLAANFISRCPSCLDNLVKHFCEFTCSTKQSTFINVTDIQESDGKKYVNKIELFITNKYLEGTFNSCSKVSVPSTGQLAMDIMCGVWGASRCTPMKWFHYMGDAENNGYVPFQITYKNTDEPVGNFTPVDPIVTPCSKALNKNTPACSCVDCEGSCPVPPPAPPLPEPFTIISYDGYAVVMIITFISGTVLFVLSLVCHNNRKKIDELPIGFDEEQQSTLIERLGASTDKLLAEFFCWWGTACASRPWFVLFIGFLFVVTLGHGIKYIHITTDPVELWAAPQSRSRVERKYFDEHFEPFYRNEQIIITSVGLPNIVHNTSNGPITFGPVFNDTFLKTIYQLQEGIKQIVTPNNYTLAHICFAPLTGPFTGPPTVSQCVIQSMWGYWQDSLENFDSTSVDDDNFTVNYLDHFRTCSQNAYNPECLAPYGGPVEPAIAVGGFLSPGQDLHNPSYEKATAVILTFLVNNYHNKSKLAPAMEWEKSYIEFMKNWTATKKPAFMDIAFTSERSIEDELNRESQSDVLTILVSYIIMFAYIAISLGQMKSCSRLLIDSKITLGLGGVLIVLASVVCSVGLFGFVGLPATLIIIEVIPFLVLAVGVDNIFILVQTHQREGRRPNESIPEHIGRTLGQVGPSMLLTSVSESCCFFLGGLSDMPAVKAFALYAGMALLVDFVLQITCFVSLLALDTVRQANNKLDVCCFIRGSKKDDGEDVVNGILYKIFKVAYVPLLLKKGTRAFVMIVFFAWLCSSIAVVPHIEVGLDQELSMPEDSFVLKYFKFLNSYLSIGPPMYFVVKEGLNYSDPRQQNLVCGGQYCNSDSVSTQIFIASKQSNVTYIAKPASSWLDDYIDWCELSNCCKYFKSNSSFCPHTESIKRCASCEITKNKFGRPVPTDFERYVSFFLQDNPDETCAKAGHAAYGHGVNYVTDPQTELSKVGASYFMAYHTILKSSADYYESMRAARAVSANITNMINTNLKRIGGNSTVEVFPYSVFYVFYEQYLTMWPDTLYSIGISLIAIFVVTFFLMGLDIFSSIVVIITITMIVVNIGGLMYWWHITLNAISLVNLVMAVGIAVEFCSHLVHSFSVSVKTTRVERVADALTNMGSSIFSGITLTKFGGIVVLGFAKSQIFKVFYFRMYLGIVLFGAAHGLIFLPVLLSYIGVMPRRGRRGARQCASRARNEFRSQVQGPDSPLLQNDNNQFPTTSYASVNSIDPSDHRVIF, from the exons ATGAACTGGTTTGTGTTTTCTCGAGGTCACCGACGAACTTTGACAGACGTTAGTATGTCACAAGCCAGTGTGATATTACTTGTGCTCGGTGTTTGCAGTATCATCGTTAAG GCATCAGCAGCAGATAATGGCCATTGTATTTGGTATGGAGAGTGTTACCAGGATGAGATGATGCACAAAAAAAATTGTCACTATATTGGGCCAGCTAAGCCATTGGATAATGAGGGACAAAAAATACTTGCTAAAAATTGTCCTCATTTAATCAATGATTCCGGAAATGGGATTAATACTTGCTGTGATACAAACCAATTGCAAACCATGGatttcaatattaaattagCAGCTAATTTTATAAGCAGATGCCCTAGCTGTTTAGATAATTTAGTAAAACACTTTTGTGAATTTACGTGTAGTACAAAACAAAGCACCTTTATTAATGTTACTGATATACAGGAAAGTGATG GTAAAAAGTATGTCAATAAAATAGAACTTTTTATAACAAACAAGTATCTTGAAGGTACTTTTAATTCGTGTAGTAAAGTATCTGTACCTAGTACTGGACAATTAgcaatggatataatgtgtGGAGTATGGGGGGCCAGTAGATGTACTCCAATGAAATGGTTTCATTATATGGGTGATGCAGAAAACAATGGTTACGTACCTTTCcaaattacatataaaaatacagaTGAACCAGTTGGTAATTTTACACCTGTAGATCCTATTGTTACTCCTTGCAGTAAAGCATTAAAT aaAAACACACCAGCATGTAGCTGTGTGGACTGTGAAGGTAGCTGTCCAGTGCCACCTCCGGCACCTCCTTTACCAGAACCCTTCACTATTATAAGCTATGATGGCTATGCTGTGGTTATgataattacttttataagCGGCACAGTTCTCTTTGTCCTATCATTAGTGTGCCACAATAATAGGAAGAAAATAG ATGAGTTGCCGATTGGATTCGACGAAGAACAGCAATCGACTTTGATCGAAAGATTGGGCGCCAGCACTGATAAACTATTAGCGGAATTTTTTTGTTGGTGGGGTACAG CATGCGCTTCACGGCCGTGGTTCGTTCTCTTTATTGGATTTCTTTTCGTTGTTACTCTGGGACATGGAATAAAATATATCCACATTACCACGGACCCGGTTGAATTATGGGCTGCCCCCCAGTCTCGCTCACGGGTTGagagaaaatattttgatGAACACTTTGAACCGTTCTATAGAAACGAGCAAATAATTATAACGTCAGTAGGTCTGCCAAAT ATTGTACATAACACATCCAATGGTCCAATAACGTTTGGCCCGGTGTTCAACGATACCTTCTTGAAGACAATTTATCAGTTACAAGAGGGAATTAAACAGATCGTTACGCCGAATAATTACACTTTAGCGCATATATGTTTTGCTCCATTAACAGGACCGTTCACTGGACCACCAACAGTTTCGCAATGTGTTATCCAAAGTATGTGGGGATATTGGCAAGATAGCTTAGAAAATTTTGATTCCACAAGTGTGGACGATGATAACTTTACTGTAAATTATCTGGATCATTTCAGAACTTGTTCGCA AAACGCGTACAATCCTGAATGTCTTGCACCTTATGGAGGACCGGTAGAACCCGCAATCGCGGTTGGTGGATTCTTGTCACCTGGTCAAGATCTCCATAATCCTTCGTATGAAAAAGCCACAGCGGTGATATTAACTTTCCTAGTGAACAACTATCACAATAAATCCAAACTAGCTCCGGCAATGGAATGGGAAAAGAG TTACAttgaatttatgaaaaattggaCAGCGACGAAAAAGCCAGCATTTATGGATATTGCTTTCACTTCAGAACGATCTATCGAAGATGAATTGAACAGGGAGTCTCAGTCGGATGTTTTAACTATCCTTGTATCTTACATTATCATGTTTGCGTATATCGCGATTTCCCTAGGTCAAATGAAGTCTTGCAGTAGACTATTG ATCGATTCTAAAATTACTCTCGGCCTTGGCGGTGTACTCATAGTATTGGCTTCTGTCGTTTGTTCCGTTGGTTTGTTCGGTTTCGTTGGCCTTCCTGCCACgctaattattattgaagTCATACCATTCCTTGTCCTTGCCGTTGGTGTagacaatattttcattctgGTCCAAACTCATCAAAGGGAAGGTCGTCGTCCAAATGAATCAATACCTGAACATATTGGTCGTACCCTTGGCCAAGTTGGACCAAGTATGTTGCTTACCAGTGTATCAGAAAGTTGCTGCTTTTTCCTTG GTGGATTATCCGACATGCCTGCCGTTAAAGCTTTCGCTCTCTATGCCGGTATGGCATTGTTAGTAGACTTTGTACTTCAAATAACGTGTTTCGTTAGTTTGTTGGCTTTGGATACTGTTCGCCAAGCG AACAACAAATTGGACGTATGTTGTTTCATTCGTGGTTCAAAGAAAGACGACGGAGAGGACGTAgtaaatggaattttatataaaattttcaaagttgcTTACGTTCCTTTATTGCTGAAAAAAGGAACCCGTGCATTTGTTATGATAGTGTTCTTTGCTTGGCTCTGTTCGAGCATCGCTGTTGTTCCACATATCGAAGTCGGTTTAGACCAAGAACTTTCCATGCCTGAAGACAGTTTTGTCTTGAAATACTTTAAA TTTTTGAACAGTTATTTATCTATTGGCCCGCCAATGTACTTTGTCGTAAAGGAGGGTTTAAATTATTCTGATCCGAGACAACAAAATCTTGTGTGCGGTGGTCAATATTGTAATAGCGACTCGGTATCCACTCAAATATTTATTGCATCCAAACAGTCAAACGT GACGTACATAGCGAAACCTGCATCCTCGTGGTTGGACGATTATATCGATTGGTGTGAACTATCTAATtgttgtaaatatttcaaatcaaatAGTTCTTTTTGCCCACATACAG AATCTATCAAGCGCTGTGCCTCGTGTGAGATCACTAAGAATAAGTTCGGTCGTCCGGTACCAACGGACTTTGAGAGATACGTGTCATTTTTCTTACAAGACAATCCCGATGAGACTTGCGCCAAAGCAGGTCATGCTGCTTACGGCCATGGCGTGAATTATGTTACCGATCCACAAACAGAATTGTCCAAGGTTGGAGCGTCCTATTTCATGGCTTACCATACCATTTTGAAATCGTCCGCCGATTATTACGAATCGATGAGAGCTGCAAGAGCTGTCTCAGCAAATATAACTAATATGATCAACACCAATTTGAAACGTATCGGTGGTAATTCAACTGTTGAAGTTTTCCCGTACAGCGTATTTTACGTTTTTTACGAACAGTACTTAACAATGTGGCCTGACACATTATACAGCATAGGAATATCATTGATTGCTATTTTCGTGGTGACGTTCTTTTTGATGGGCTTGGACATATTTTCCTCTATTGTCGTTATAATAACAATCACAATGATTGTTGTCAATATTGGTGGTTTAATGTATTGGTGGCACATAACATTAAACGCAATATCCCTAGTTAACCTTGTTATG GCCGTAGGAATCGCTGTCGAATTCTGTAGTCATTTAGTACATTCTTTCTCTGTATCAGTAAAGACGACTAGGGTTGAAAGAGTCGCCGATGCATTGACAAATATGGGAAGTTCTATCTTCAGTGGCATCACTCTCACAAAGTTCGGTGGAATCGTGGTACTTGGTTTTGCCAAAAGTCAAATTTTTAAG GTATTCTACTTCAGGATGTACCTGGGTATCGTATTATTCGGGGCAGCTcatggtttaatatttttgcccGTATTACTCAGTTATATCG GCGTGATGCCGCGCCGAGGGCGTAGAGGAGCCCGCCAATGTGCCAGCAGGGCTAGAAACGAATTTAGGAGCCAGGTACAGGGGCCTGACTCTCCTTTGCTCCAAAATGACAACAATCAATTCCCAACCACTTCCTACGCCAGTGTGAACTCCATAGATCCGTCAGATCATAGAGTGATCTTTTAG